A stretch of Pseudoclavibacter chungangensis DNA encodes these proteins:
- the gap gene encoding type I glyceraldehyde-3-phosphate dehydrogenase → MTRIAINGFGRIGRNVLRVLIQRGSDLEVVAVNDLTDPTELAHLLAFDSTAGRLGVPVHAEGDELVVGDRRIKVLAEREPAKLPWGELGVDVVLESTGRFTDAEKARAHLEAGAKRVLVSAPSKGADATIAFGVNSDVYDPETDFIVSNASCTTNALAPLAKVLDDLAGIEFGFMSTIHAYTADQNLVDGPHKDPRRARAAAINIIPTSTGAAKAIGLVLPKLDGKLQGSSLRVPVPVGSIVELTTTVSRDVTVEEILEAYRTAAAGPLQGILEYSDDPLVSTDIVGDPASSVFDSQLTVVEGRNVKVVAWYDNEWGFSNRMVDTLGLLTAN, encoded by the coding sequence GTGACTCGTATCGCCATCAACGGATTCGGCCGGATCGGCCGCAACGTGCTTCGCGTGCTCATCCAGCGCGGGAGCGACCTCGAGGTCGTCGCCGTCAACGACCTCACCGACCCGACCGAGCTCGCCCACCTGCTCGCCTTCGACTCGACCGCGGGCCGCCTCGGCGTCCCCGTCCACGCCGAGGGCGACGAGCTCGTCGTGGGTGACCGCCGCATCAAGGTGCTCGCCGAGCGCGAGCCCGCGAAGCTCCCCTGGGGTGAGCTGGGCGTCGACGTCGTCCTCGAGTCGACCGGCCGCTTCACCGACGCGGAGAAGGCCCGCGCCCACCTCGAGGCCGGCGCGAAGCGCGTCCTCGTGAGCGCGCCGTCGAAGGGTGCCGACGCGACCATCGCGTTCGGTGTCAACTCGGACGTCTACGACCCCGAGACCGACTTCATCGTCTCGAACGCGTCGTGCACGACGAACGCGCTCGCGCCGCTCGCGAAGGTGCTCGACGACCTTGCCGGCATCGAGTTCGGCTTCATGTCGACGATCCACGCGTACACGGCCGACCAGAACCTCGTCGACGGCCCACACAAGGACCCGCGTCGTGCCCGTGCCGCCGCGATCAACATCATCCCGACGTCGACGGGCGCGGCGAAGGCCATCGGCCTCGTCCTCCCGAAGCTCGACGGCAAGCTCCAGGGCTCCTCGCTCCGCGTGCCGGTGCCCGTGGGCTCGATCGTCGAGCTCACGACGACCGTCTCGCGCGACGTCACGGTCGAGGAGATCCTCGAGGCGTACCGCACCGCGGCCGCCGGTCCGCTCCAGGGCATCCTCGAGTACTCGGACGACCCGCTCGTTTCGACGGACATCGTGGGCGACCCCGCCTCGTCGGTCTTCGACTCGCAGCTCACGGTGGTCGAGGGACGCAACGTCAAGGTCGTCGCCTGGTACGACAACGAGTGGGGCTTCTCGAACCGCATGGTCGACACGCTCGGTCTCCTGACCGCGAACTGA
- a CDS encoding GlxA family transcriptional regulator → MPDRLIRAAVLVLEGAKPLDVGIPAQVFSTRASMPYEVRVCGAAPGLVTGGDGLSYHVAHGLEALEWAELVFVPGYRYPDRDDPPEEVVDALLAAHARGARLAAISTGAFALAATGLLDGLRATTHWHYTRQLATRYPAIHVDENVLFVDEGHVLTSAGAASGIDLCLHILRRDLGVAASNHAARRLVAAPYRSGGQAQFVPRSVPEPLGERFAATREWALARLAEPLTLEELARHAAVSPRTFSRRFVEDTGYTPMHWVMRARIDLARELLERSELSIDRIAADTGLGTGANLRQHFQRILGTTPSDYRSTFTNGE, encoded by the coding sequence ATGCCGGACCGTCTCATTCGCGCCGCCGTCCTCGTGCTCGAGGGCGCGAAACCCCTCGACGTCGGCATCCCCGCGCAGGTGTTCTCGACGCGCGCGAGCATGCCGTACGAGGTCCGGGTGTGCGGCGCCGCACCGGGGCTCGTGACGGGTGGCGACGGGCTCTCGTACCACGTCGCGCACGGCCTCGAGGCGCTCGAGTGGGCCGAGCTCGTGTTCGTGCCCGGCTACCGGTACCCGGATCGTGACGATCCGCCCGAGGAGGTCGTCGACGCACTCCTCGCGGCGCACGCGCGCGGTGCACGGCTCGCCGCGATCTCGACCGGCGCGTTCGCGCTCGCCGCGACGGGCCTGCTCGACGGCCTCCGCGCGACGACGCACTGGCACTACACGCGTCAGCTCGCGACGCGATACCCCGCGATCCACGTCGACGAGAACGTGCTGTTCGTCGACGAGGGACACGTCCTCACCTCCGCCGGTGCGGCCTCGGGGATCGATCTGTGCCTGCACATCCTGCGTCGGGACCTCGGGGTCGCCGCATCGAACCACGCGGCCCGTCGGCTCGTCGCGGCGCCGTACCGCAGCGGCGGACAGGCGCAGTTCGTGCCCCGCTCCGTCCCGGAACCGCTCGGCGAGCGCTTCGCCGCGACGCGCGAGTGGGCGCTCGCCCGCCTCGCCGAGCCGCTCACGCTCGAGGAGCTCGCGCGGCACGCGGCCGTCTCGCCGCGCACCTTCTCGCGCCGCTTCGTCGAGGACACGGGCTACACCCCGATGCACTGGGTCATGCGTGCCCGCATCGATCTCGCACGCGAACTGCTCGAGCGCTCCGAGCTCAGCATCGATCGCATCGCGGCCGACACGGGACTCGGCACGGGCGCGAACCTGCGACAGCACTTCCAGCGCATCCTCGGCACGACACCGAGTGACTATCGATCGACGTTCACGAACGGCGAGTGA
- a CDS encoding GuaB3 family IMP dehydrogenase-related protein: MTEIEIGRAKRARRVFSFDDVAVVPSRRTRDPEDVSVSWKIDAFTFEIPFLAAPMDSVMSPETAIEFGRFGGLGVLDLEGLWTRYDDPAPLLAEIADLPAKQATARLQEIYREPIRGELIKARLQQIREAGVPVAGALSPQRTQQFSAAVLAAGTDLFVIRGSTVSAEHVSKTQEPLNLKRFIYELDVPVIVGGAATYTAALHLMRTGAAGVLVGFGGGAASATRRVLGIHAPMATAVADVAGARRDYLDESGGRYVQVIADGGVGTSGDIVKAVASGADAVMIGAALARATDAPGRGWHWGAESRHGRLPRGNRVHVGQVASMERILFGPSDEADGTSNLVGALRHSMATTGYSDLKEFQRAEMIVNPATTTNH, translated from the coding sequence GTGACTGAAATCGAGATCGGCCGCGCCAAGCGCGCCCGCCGGGTGTTCTCCTTCGACGACGTGGCGGTCGTTCCGTCACGTCGAACGCGCGACCCGGAGGACGTGTCCGTCTCCTGGAAGATCGACGCGTTCACGTTCGAGATCCCCTTCCTCGCCGCGCCGATGGACTCGGTCATGTCGCCCGAGACCGCGATCGAGTTCGGTCGCTTCGGCGGTCTCGGCGTGCTCGACCTCGAGGGTCTGTGGACGCGCTACGACGACCCGGCCCCGCTGCTCGCGGAGATCGCGGACCTGCCGGCGAAGCAGGCGACCGCGCGCCTGCAGGAGATCTACCGGGAACCGATCCGCGGTGAGCTCATCAAGGCGCGGCTGCAGCAGATCCGCGAGGCCGGTGTGCCGGTCGCGGGCGCCCTGTCGCCGCAGCGCACGCAGCAGTTCTCGGCCGCTGTGCTCGCCGCGGGCACCGACCTGTTCGTGATCCGGGGCTCGACCGTCTCGGCCGAGCACGTGTCGAAGACGCAGGAGCCCCTCAACCTCAAGCGGTTCATCTACGAGCTCGACGTGCCCGTCATCGTGGGCGGCGCCGCGACGTACACGGCCGCCCTCCACCTCATGCGCACGGGCGCCGCGGGCGTCCTCGTCGGCTTCGGCGGCGGTGCGGCCTCGGCGACGCGCCGCGTGCTCGGCATCCACGCCCCCATGGCGACGGCCGTCGCGGACGTCGCCGGCGCGCGCCGCGACTACCTCGACGAATCCGGCGGCCGCTACGTGCAGGTCATCGCCGACGGCGGCGTGGGGACCTCGGGCGACATCGTCAAGGCGGTCGCCTCGGGCGCCGACGCGGTCATGATCGGCGCGGCACTCGCGCGCGCGACCGACGCGCCCGGCCGCGGCTGGCACTGGGGTGCGGAATCACGGCACGGCCGGCTGCCGCGCGGCAATCGCGTGCACGTCGGGCAGGTCGCCTCGATGGAGCGCATCCTCTTCGGGCCGTCCGACGAAGCGGACGGCACCTCGAACCTCGTCGGGGCCCTGCGGCACTCGATGGCGACGACCGGGTACTCCGACCTCAAGGAGTTCCAGCGCGCCGAGATGATCGTCAACCCCGCCACCACGACGAACCACTAG
- a CDS encoding alpha/beta fold hydrolase, producing MHVLLVPGFWLQGDSWREVVPVLERAGHTVEAVTPLGLVSRNTDRASIGLADQAAALVARLDELAAGGADSGNARAAPVVLVGHSGGGALVQLAADARPARVARVVYVDAGPLPDGECVNDRLPVVDGEVPLPEWSFFDESELAGLDEATLERFRAGAVPEPVGVTRDPVRLHDRRRLDVPTTIIASTMTAAQLAQWIDAEVPFASELARLRALDIVDLPTGHWPQFSRPEALGQAIVDAIAEPDEP from the coding sequence ATGCACGTGCTGCTCGTTCCCGGGTTCTGGTTACAGGGCGACTCCTGGCGGGAGGTCGTGCCCGTCCTCGAGCGGGCGGGCCACACCGTCGAGGCGGTGACACCGCTCGGCCTCGTGTCCCGCAACACCGATCGGGCGAGCATCGGCCTCGCCGACCAGGCGGCTGCGCTCGTCGCCCGGCTCGACGAGCTCGCGGCCGGTGGCGCCGATTCCGGCAACGCTCGTGCCGCGCCCGTCGTGCTCGTCGGGCACTCGGGCGGTGGCGCGCTCGTGCAGCTCGCCGCGGACGCGCGACCCGCTCGCGTGGCCCGCGTCGTGTACGTCGACGCCGGGCCGCTCCCGGACGGCGAGTGCGTGAACGACCGCCTCCCCGTCGTCGACGGCGAGGTGCCGCTGCCCGAGTGGTCGTTCTTCGACGAGTCGGAGCTGGCCGGCCTCGACGAGGCGACCCTCGAACGCTTCCGGGCCGGGGCGGTCCCCGAGCCCGTGGGCGTGACGCGTGACCCCGTGCGACTGCACGATCGTCGCCGGCTCGACGTGCCGACGACGATCATCGCATCGACGATGACGGCGGCACAGCTCGCCCAGTGGATCGACGCCGAGGTACCGTTCGCGTCCGAGCTCGCGCGCCTGCGCGCACTCGACATCGTCGACCTTCCGACCGGCCACTGGCCGCAGTTCTCGCGGCCGGAGGCGCTCGGCCAGGCGATCGTGGACGCGATCGCGGAACCCGACGAGCCCTGA
- a CDS encoding SURF1 family cytochrome oxidase biogenesis protein, with product MLRVLARPKWIGALVLALVVASLFAWLGKWQLDSAIRSVQGEDVPAASQPALGLGELATPQEGLYDASIGRAVTFEGVVDPRDFDVVHNRLQGEALGVWVVGHVLVTDDGTREYVIGDASAAAPGLAVVVGWAPDEATGRAVVERLAAETPSLEEGEVQSFAGRLEYGQAPERPRGESADDAVVTMAPAQLVNRWAEHRTPAYGSYVILEKATGLASDATSAIEPVQFGSSQANPQFNLLNVFYAIEWAVFAIFAIFIWWRLARDEYGRELAAAGTAEDALALEIRREKLRALAARRREQDAEQAGPAQPPADGS from the coding sequence ATGCTGCGCGTCCTCGCTCGCCCCAAGTGGATCGGGGCGCTCGTGCTCGCGCTCGTCGTGGCCTCGCTGTTCGCGTGGCTCGGAAAGTGGCAGCTCGACTCCGCGATCCGTTCGGTGCAGGGCGAGGACGTGCCCGCGGCGAGTCAGCCCGCGCTCGGGCTCGGTGAACTCGCGACGCCACAGGAGGGGCTGTACGACGCCTCGATCGGCCGCGCGGTGACGTTCGAGGGGGTCGTCGATCCGCGCGACTTCGACGTCGTGCACAACCGCTTGCAGGGCGAGGCGCTCGGCGTGTGGGTCGTCGGCCACGTGCTCGTGACCGACGACGGGACGCGCGAGTACGTGATCGGCGACGCGAGCGCCGCCGCGCCGGGGCTCGCAGTCGTCGTCGGATGGGCGCCCGACGAGGCGACCGGTCGTGCCGTCGTCGAGCGGCTCGCCGCCGAGACGCCATCGCTCGAGGAGGGCGAGGTGCAGTCGTTCGCGGGCAGGCTCGAGTACGGGCAGGCGCCGGAACGGCCCAGGGGCGAGTCGGCGGACGACGCGGTCGTCACGATGGCGCCCGCGCAGCTCGTGAACCGGTGGGCCGAGCACCGCACACCCGCGTACGGCTCGTACGTGATCCTCGAGAAGGCGACGGGGCTCGCGAGCGATGCGACGTCGGCGATCGAGCCCGTGCAGTTCGGCTCGAGCCAGGCGAACCCGCAGTTCAACCTGCTCAACGTGTTCTACGCGATCGAGTGGGCCGTCTTCGCGATCTTCGCGATCTTCATCTGGTGGCGGCTCGCGCGCGACGAGTACGGGCGAGAACTCGCCGCGGCGGGCACGGCGGAGGATGCGCTCGCGCTCGAGATCCGCCGCGAGAAGCTCCGTGCCCTCGCGGCCCGGCGTCGCGAGCAGGACGCGGAGCAGGCGGGCCCGGCACAGCCGCCCGCGGACGGCTCGTAG
- the tsaD gene encoding tRNA (adenosine(37)-N6)-threonylcarbamoyltransferase complex transferase subunit TsaD gives MSDALHVRPAGPDDLDAIVALDERAFPAQPWSRDMFLAELESEHTRYLVVVDDEGALLGAAGVMSPRGVGEADVQTIAIDESVRRRGLGRRLLVELATWAGSRGANALFLEVRENADAAQALYRSLGFEEIGRRPNYYPREGLAAIVMRADVDGVSRHVAPEHSGRRAPVVLGIETSCDETGVGIVRGRTLLANAVASSMDEHVIFGGVVPEVAARAHVEAIVPTLRAALDEAGLTLDELDAIAVTSGPGLAGALMVGVGAAKGLAAATGLPLYGVNHLVGHVAADLIGREGDGEEAVALLVSGGHTSLIHVRDLVDDVEMLGETIDDAAGEAFDKVARILGLPYPGGPEIDRAAADGDRDAIRFPRGLTAPKDQARHRYDFSFSGLKTAVARHVEALEDAGVEVPVADVAASFREAVADVLTRKAVDACTERGVGILVLGGGVAANARVRELAAERAAAAGIELRVPPLRLCTDNGAMIAQLGVLLVEHGREPSPFDFGADSTLPMTRPQAVGVTESGHAEAGERARL, from the coding sequence GTGAGCGACGCCCTCCACGTCCGTCCCGCCGGTCCCGACGACCTCGACGCGATCGTCGCACTCGACGAGCGCGCGTTCCCCGCGCAGCCGTGGTCGCGCGACATGTTCCTCGCCGAGCTCGAGAGCGAGCACACGCGATACCTCGTCGTGGTCGACGACGAGGGGGCGCTCCTCGGGGCGGCGGGTGTCATGTCGCCGCGCGGCGTCGGTGAAGCCGACGTCCAGACGATCGCGATCGACGAGTCGGTCCGCCGACGCGGCCTCGGTCGGCGTCTGCTCGTCGAACTCGCCACGTGGGCCGGCTCGCGCGGCGCGAATGCCCTGTTCCTCGAGGTCCGCGAGAACGCGGACGCCGCACAGGCCCTCTACCGTTCGCTCGGCTTCGAGGAGATCGGCCGGCGCCCCAACTACTACCCCCGCGAGGGCCTCGCCGCGATCGTCATGCGGGCGGACGTCGACGGCGTCTCCCGGCACGTGGCGCCCGAACACAGTGGGCGGCGCGCCCCCGTCGTGCTCGGTATCGAGACCTCGTGCGACGAGACGGGCGTCGGGATCGTGCGGGGCCGCACGCTCCTCGCGAACGCCGTCGCGTCGTCGATGGACGAGCACGTGATCTTCGGCGGCGTCGTCCCCGAGGTCGCCGCACGTGCCCACGTCGAGGCGATCGTGCCCACCCTGCGTGCCGCGCTCGACGAGGCGGGCCTGACGCTCGACGAGCTCGACGCGATCGCCGTGACCTCCGGCCCCGGCCTCGCAGGCGCCCTCATGGTCGGCGTCGGCGCCGCGAAAGGCCTCGCGGCCGCGACGGGCCTCCCGCTGTACGGCGTGAACCACCTGGTCGGGCACGTCGCGGCCGATCTCATCGGTCGTGAGGGCGACGGCGAGGAGGCCGTCGCGCTGCTCGTGTCGGGCGGCCACACGTCGCTCATCCACGTTCGCGATCTCGTCGACGACGTCGAGATGCTCGGCGAGACGATCGACGACGCCGCGGGGGAGGCGTTCGACAAGGTCGCGCGCATCCTCGGGCTGCCGTATCCGGGTGGGCCGGAGATCGACCGGGCCGCGGCCGACGGCGATCGCGACGCGATCCGGTTCCCGCGCGGCCTCACGGCACCGAAGGATCAGGCGCGTCACCGTTACGACTTCTCCTTCTCCGGGCTCAAGACCGCGGTCGCGAGGCACGTCGAAGCGCTCGAGGACGCCGGGGTTGAGGTCCCGGTCGCCGATGTCGCCGCGAGCTTCCGCGAGGCCGTCGCCGACGTGCTGACACGCAAGGCGGTGGACGCCTGCACCGAACGGGGCGTCGGCATTCTTGTGCTCGGTGGCGGGGTCGCCGCGAACGCGCGCGTCCGGGAGCTCGCGGCGGAACGTGCCGCCGCAGCGGGTATCGAGCTGCGCGTCCCGCCGCTCCGCCTCTGCACCGACAACGGCGCGATGATCGCCCAGCTCGGCGTCCTGCTCGTCGAACACGGTCGCGAGCCGTCGCCGTTCGACTTCGGGGCCGACTCGACGCTGCCCATGACGCGCCCGCAGGCGGTCGGGGTGACCGAATCCGGCCACGCCGAGGCGGGTGAGCGCGCGCGACTCTGA
- a CDS encoding class I SAM-dependent methyltransferase translates to MDRQDLIALLTPEGMALLRSPDTVDDERDVVRLVSRLRAAGHDARLVSAVLTQVRLRRRAEEKFGPFAERMLFTEDGLQQATRLQVAAHHANRFRTAGVRTLADLGCGIGADSLAFASLGFELVAVDADEVTAAVATHNLAMFEDVEVRHGRAEDQDLEPFDGLWFDPARRESAEGRTRRLHRPDDWSPPVDWILGLADEHVLGVKLAPGIDHELLPPADRAETQWVSVDGQLVEATVWAGGAQRAGVGRSALVLGRAGSNELVGTGAAEDVPVAALGAFLHEPDAAVIRSRLIGDLARRIDAHMIAPDIAWMTTDDEVRSPFAQSFRVLEVLPLHVPNIKRELRARGIGRLEIKKRGVDVDPAEFRTRLDLRGDGDATLVLTRVGDERKAILTERIGG, encoded by the coding sequence GTGGACCGTCAAGATCTCATCGCCCTGCTCACCCCCGAGGGGATGGCGCTCCTGCGCTCCCCCGACACCGTCGACGACGAGCGCGATGTCGTGCGCCTCGTGTCCCGCCTCCGCGCCGCTGGGCACGATGCCCGTCTCGTCTCCGCCGTGCTCACCCAGGTGCGCCTGCGGCGACGGGCCGAGGAGAAGTTCGGGCCGTTCGCGGAGCGCATGCTGTTCACGGAGGACGGCCTGCAGCAGGCCACCCGCCTCCAGGTCGCCGCGCACCACGCGAACCGGTTCCGCACCGCGGGCGTCCGCACGCTCGCGGACCTCGGCTGCGGCATCGGTGCCGACTCGCTCGCGTTCGCGTCGCTCGGGTTCGAGCTCGTCGCGGTCGATGCCGACGAGGTGACGGCGGCGGTCGCGACCCACAACCTCGCGATGTTCGAGGACGTCGAGGTGCGCCACGGACGAGCCGAGGATCAGGACCTCGAGCCGTTCGACGGCCTCTGGTTCGATCCGGCGAGGCGCGAGTCGGCCGAGGGCCGCACACGACGGTTGCACCGCCCGGACGACTGGTCGCCGCCCGTCGACTGGATTCTCGGGCTCGCCGACGAGCACGTCCTCGGCGTGAAGCTCGCCCCCGGCATCGACCACGAGCTGCTCCCGCCGGCCGATCGGGCCGAGACGCAGTGGGTGTCGGTCGACGGGCAGCTCGTCGAGGCGACGGTGTGGGCGGGTGGGGCGCAGCGCGCCGGCGTGGGCCGCTCCGCACTCGTGCTCGGGCGCGCCGGGTCGAACGAGCTCGTCGGGACGGGGGCCGCCGAGGACGTGCCCGTGGCGGCGCTCGGCGCGTTCCTGCACGAGCCGGATGCCGCGGTGATCCGCTCGCGGCTCATCGGCGACCTCGCCCGGCGCATCGACGCGCACATGATCGCACCCGACATCGCCTGGATGACGACGGACGACGAGGTCCGCTCACCGTTCGCGCAGTCGTTCCGGGTGCTCGAGGTGCTGCCGCTGCACGTGCCGAACATCAAACGCGAGCTCCGTGCGCGAGGGATCGGCCGGCTCGAGATCAAGAAGCGCGGGGTCGACGTGGACCCCGCCGAGTTCCGGACCCGGCTCGACCTCCGCGGCGACGGCGACGCGACGCTCGTGCTCACGCGCGTCGGCGACGAGCGCAAGGCGATCCTGACGGAACGCATCGGCGGCTGA
- the groES gene encoding co-chaperone GroES: protein MSVNIQPLEDRIVIQQLEAEQTTASGLVIPDTAKEKPQEGEVVAVGPGRIDDNGNRVPLDVQVGDKVIYSKYGGTEVKYGGGEYLVLSARDVLAKIG, encoded by the coding sequence GTGTCGGTGAACATCCAGCCGCTCGAAGATCGCATCGTCATCCAGCAGCTCGAGGCCGAGCAGACGACGGCGTCGGGACTCGTCATCCCCGACACCGCCAAGGAGAAGCCCCAGGAGGGCGAGGTCGTCGCGGTCGGACCCGGCCGCATCGACGACAACGGCAACCGCGTCCCGCTCGACGTGCAGGTCGGCGACAAGGTGATCTACTCGAAGTACGGCGGCACCGAGGTCAAGTACGGCGGCGGCGAGTACCTCGTGCTCTCGGCTCGCGACGTGCTCGCGAAGATCGGCTGA
- the guaB gene encoding IMP dehydrogenase gives MTEHDPFSLTGLTYDDVLLLPGHTDVIPSEVDTSTRLTRNIDLHVPLISAAMDTVTESRMAIAMARQGGLGILHRNLSIDHQVEMVDRVKRSESGMVTNPVTTGPDATVADVERVCAEYRISGLPVVERDGTLVGVISNRDMRFVDDRDMATTKVSDVMTREGLITAPVGISGDDAFRLLGKHRIEKLPLVDEAGRLKGLITVKDFEKSDKYPLATKDGEGRLRVGAAIGFFGDGWQRATSLIDAGVDVLVVDTANGQSAGVLDMIRRLKNDPATRGVDVIGGNIATREGAQALVDAGVDAVKVGVGPGSICTTRIVAGVGVPQITAVYLASQAATPAGVPVIADGGLQYSGEIAKALVAGASSVMLGSLLAGTDESPGDLIFVNGKQYKSYRGMGSLGALQTRGKRTSYSKDRYFQADVPNDDELIAEGIEGRVSYRGTVKQSVFQLTGGLRQSMFYVGARTVPELKANGKFVRITSAGLKESHPHDVQMVAEAPNYRS, from the coding sequence ATGACCGAACACGACCCGTTCTCCCTCACCGGGTTGACCTACGACGACGTGCTGCTCCTGCCCGGGCACACCGACGTCATCCCCTCCGAAGTCGACACCTCCACCAGGCTGACCCGCAACATCGACCTCCACGTCCCCCTCATCTCGGCCGCGATGGACACCGTGACCGAGTCGCGCATGGCGATCGCCATGGCCCGCCAGGGCGGCCTCGGGATCCTGCACCGCAACCTCTCGATCGATCACCAGGTCGAGATGGTCGACCGCGTCAAGCGCAGCGAGTCGGGTATGGTCACGAATCCCGTGACGACGGGGCCCGACGCGACGGTCGCGGACGTGGAGCGCGTGTGCGCCGAGTACCGCATCTCGGGCCTGCCCGTCGTCGAACGTGATGGCACGCTCGTCGGGGTCATCTCGAACCGTGACATGCGCTTCGTCGACGACCGCGACATGGCGACGACGAAGGTCAGCGACGTCATGACGCGCGAGGGGCTCATCACGGCCCCCGTCGGCATCTCCGGTGACGACGCGTTCCGGCTGCTCGGCAAGCACCGCATCGAGAAGCTGCCGCTCGTCGACGAGGCGGGTCGGCTCAAGGGCCTCATCACGGTCAAGGACTTCGAGAAGAGCGACAAGTACCCGCTCGCGACGAAGGACGGCGAGGGGCGCCTGCGGGTCGGTGCCGCGATCGGATTCTTCGGCGACGGCTGGCAGCGCGCTACGTCGCTCATCGACGCGGGCGTCGACGTGCTCGTCGTCGACACGGCGAACGGCCAGTCGGCCGGCGTGCTCGACATGATCCGCCGACTCAAGAACGACCCGGCGACGCGCGGTGTCGACGTGATCGGTGGCAACATCGCGACCCGCGAGGGCGCGCAGGCGCTCGTCGACGCGGGGGTCGACGCGGTCAAGGTCGGCGTCGGCCCCGGCTCGATCTGCACGACGCGCATCGTCGCGGGGGTGGGCGTGCCGCAGATCACGGCCGTGTACCTCGCGTCGCAGGCGGCGACGCCCGCGGGCGTGCCGGTCATCGCCGACGGCGGCCTCCAGTACTCGGGCGAGATCGCGAAGGCGCTCGTCGCGGGTGCGTCGTCGGTCATGCTCGGCTCGCTGCTCGCGGGCACCGACGAGTCGCCCGGCGATCTCATCTTCGTGAACGGCAAGCAGTACAAGTCGTACCGGGGCATGGGCTCGCTCGGCGCGCTGCAGACGCGCGGCAAGCGCACGTCGTACTCGAAGGACCGCTACTTCCAGGCCGACGTGCCGAACGACGACGAGCTCATCGCCGAGGGCATCGAGGGACGCGTCTCGTACCGCGGCACGGTCAAGCAGTCGGTGTTCCAGCTGACCGGTGGCCTGCGCCAGTCGATGTTCTACGTCGGCGCACGCACGGTGCCCGAGCTGAAGGCGAACGGCAAGTTCGTGCGGATCACGTCGGCCGGGCTCAAGGAGTCGCACCCGCACGACGTGCAGATGGTGGCGGAGGCCCCGAACTACCGGTCGTAG
- the rarD gene encoding EamA family transporter RarD yields MTPSPRSGFLLAIGAYGLWGFLPLYIALTAPTSAVELIGWRILFSVVFGVLLLVCLRGGVAELRELVRDRRIVVTLGIAGLLVAVNWLLYVTAVTTGHTVEGALGYFLNPLVSIVLALVVERERLRPLQWAAVGLAVVALVVLAVGYGQLPLIAIGLALSFGLYGLVKKRVGPRVGVVPGLLVETSLIVPIGIGCLVVAALTTGITFGANGPLHTGLLVASGIVTALPLLLFAAAAKRLTLVEIALMQYLAPSLQFVIGVRVFHEAMPAERWVGFAIVWAALVLFTVDLALENRRRRAAPSDPPL; encoded by the coding sequence GTGACGCCGTCCCCCCGCTCCGGATTCCTCCTCGCGATCGGCGCCTACGGGCTCTGGGGATTCCTGCCGCTCTACATCGCACTCACGGCGCCCACGAGCGCGGTGGAACTCATCGGCTGGCGCATCCTGTTCAGCGTCGTCTTCGGGGTGCTCCTGCTCGTCTGCCTGCGCGGCGGCGTCGCCGAACTGCGCGAACTCGTCCGAGACCGTCGCATCGTCGTCACACTCGGCATCGCGGGCCTCCTCGTCGCCGTCAACTGGCTGCTCTACGTGACCGCGGTCACGACGGGCCACACGGTCGAGGGCGCCCTCGGCTACTTCCTCAACCCGCTCGTGTCGATCGTCCTCGCGCTCGTCGTCGAGCGCGAACGGCTCCGCCCCCTGCAATGGGCCGCGGTGGGCCTCGCGGTCGTCGCGCTCGTCGTCCTCGCGGTCGGCTACGGGCAGCTGCCGCTCATCGCCATCGGGCTCGCGCTCTCGTTCGGTCTGTACGGCCTCGTGAAGAAGCGGGTCGGGCCGCGCGTCGGCGTCGTTCCGGGGCTGCTGGTCGAGACGAGCCTCATCGTCCCGATCGGCATCGGGTGCCTCGTGGTCGCGGCCCTCACGACCGGCATCACGTTCGGCGCGAACGGACCGCTGCACACGGGACTCCTCGTCGCGTCGGGCATCGTCACGGCGCTCCCGCTCCTGCTGTTCGCGGCGGCGGCGAAGCGGCTGACGCTCGTCGAGATCGCCCTCATGCAGTACCTCGCGCCGAGCCTCCAGTTCGTCATCGGCGTGCGGGTGTTCCACGAGGCGATGCCCGCCGAGCGTTGGGTCGGCTTCGCGATCGTGTGGGCCGCGCTCGTCCTGTTCACGGTCGACCTCGCCCTCGAGAACCGACGCCGACGCGCCGCACCGAGCGACCCGCCGCTGTGA